Proteins co-encoded in one Bremerella sp. TYQ1 genomic window:
- a CDS encoding FMN-dependent NADH-azoreductase, with protein sequence MSHILLIEASARQNRSLSRDLAQRFASAWNSLAPSDEIIRRDVGANPPPAIDESWIAAVFKPEHARSDAEKQALKLSDELISEVLHSDIVVIATPMYNYGMPASLKAWFDQVIRINETFTFDLARGDHPIEPVQNGKTLVMLTASGEGGLLDSFASHKNHLHPHIIEASRLIGVERHETIHIEYQEFGDQRFEDSQAQAISAIGPLVERLLEETSCPNA encoded by the coding sequence ATGAGCCATATCCTCCTCATTGAAGCCAGTGCTCGCCAAAACCGATCGCTTAGCCGTGATCTTGCCCAGCGATTCGCTTCGGCGTGGAATTCGCTTGCCCCCAGCGACGAAATCATCCGTCGCGATGTCGGAGCGAATCCTCCGCCGGCAATTGATGAAAGCTGGATCGCAGCTGTCTTCAAGCCGGAGCATGCCCGCAGCGACGCTGAAAAGCAGGCTCTTAAGCTGTCCGACGAACTGATATCCGAAGTGCTTCACTCCGATATCGTTGTTATCGCGACGCCCATGTACAACTATGGAATGCCGGCGTCGCTCAAAGCCTGGTTCGATCAAGTCATTCGTATTAACGAGACATTCACGTTTGATCTGGCTCGAGGCGACCATCCGATCGAGCCGGTCCAGAACGGAAAGACCCTCGTGATGTTAACCGCGTCTGGCGAAGGGGGACTGCTGGACAGCTTTGCTTCCCATAAGAACCACCTCCATCCTCACATCATCGAGGCATCTCGACTGATTGGGGTCGAACGGCACGAGACGATTCATATCGAATACCAGGAATTTGGCGATCAGCGTTTCGAGGATTCTCAAGCACAAGCCATTTCGGCAATCGGCCCGCTCGTCGAACGCTTGCTCGAAGAAACGAGTTGCCCGAACGCCTAA
- a CDS encoding DUF4190 domain-containing protein, translated as MTDTVDQPSGSGFSGENEDLLEYRELSRLAIGGMVLGVVSVLAIFTSVLWIIPILAIVLCLVAYYQISKSEVLTGKGMALIGLALAGIWLGIGVTQGTVRTSVMMGHSREMAQSWLDLLLQKKTMEAHQLMLRPGGRQSPATPLEGFYSQDEMAQEELQGFEDRDAVKAILQWEGAPIEAKFQYDVASSTYEGSDYGRHAFQLLDSKSGKPLWDVEVLMKRERGYGDQQNKFFWIADSISLEKTYSDGK; from the coding sequence ATGACCGACACCGTTGATCAACCTTCTGGAAGTGGTTTCTCTGGAGAGAACGAAGACCTTCTCGAGTATCGCGAGCTAAGCCGCCTGGCGATCGGAGGCATGGTACTGGGTGTCGTCTCCGTCCTGGCCATCTTCACGTCGGTGCTCTGGATCATTCCGATCTTGGCGATCGTGTTGTGCCTGGTCGCTTACTACCAGATCTCAAAATCAGAGGTTCTCACCGGCAAAGGAATGGCCCTGATTGGGCTCGCTTTGGCAGGCATCTGGCTAGGGATTGGTGTCACCCAGGGAACCGTGCGCACAAGCGTGATGATGGGGCATTCCCGCGAGATGGCCCAAAGCTGGCTCGATCTCCTTTTGCAAAAGAAAACCATGGAAGCCCACCAGTTGATGTTGCGACCTGGCGGACGGCAGTCCCCAGCGACCCCGCTGGAAGGCTTCTACAGTCAAGATGAAATGGCTCAAGAAGAGCTACAAGGCTTTGAAGATCGCGACGCCGTTAAGGCAATCCTTCAGTGGGAAGGAGCACCGATCGAAGCGAAGTTTCAGTACGATGTGGCGTCCAGCACGTACGAAGGCTCGGACTACGGTCGTCATGCATTTCAGCTGCTCGACAGCAAGTCTGGCAAGCCGCTCTGGGACGTCGAAGTATTGATGAAACGAGAACGGGGCTACGGCGATCAGCAAAACAAGTTCTTTTGGATCGCCGATTCGATCTCGTTAGAAAAGACCTACTCCGACGGGAAGTAG
- the hisF gene encoding imidazole glycerol phosphate synthase subunit HisF, translating into MLASRVIPCLDVDQGRVVKGTNFVQLRDAGDPVEVAARYEREGADELVFLDITASHQQRDIILDVVRRTAEVVFMPLTVGGGIRTMEDIRSLLNAGADKVSINSAACKDPEFVRQAAKRFGSQCIVVNIDPKRIMKDGQEVWEVHIHGGRTPTGLEAVSWAKEVEALGAGEIVLTSMDRDGTKDGYDLEVTKAVSEAVTIPVVASGGAGHPEHLADAIQQGKADAALAASIFHFGQFTIHETKELMRDRGICVRL; encoded by the coding sequence ATGTTGGCCAGCCGTGTGATTCCGTGTTTGGACGTCGACCAGGGGCGTGTCGTCAAAGGAACGAACTTCGTTCAGCTTCGCGACGCCGGAGACCCGGTCGAAGTCGCTGCGCGCTACGAACGCGAGGGGGCCGACGAGCTGGTCTTTCTCGATATTACTGCCAGTCATCAGCAGCGCGATATTATCCTGGATGTCGTCCGCCGAACGGCCGAAGTGGTGTTCATGCCGCTGACGGTGGGCGGTGGGATCCGGACGATGGAAGACATTCGCTCGCTGCTCAATGCCGGGGCAGACAAAGTCTCGATCAATTCAGCCGCATGCAAAGATCCAGAGTTTGTTCGCCAGGCCGCCAAGCGATTCGGCAGCCAGTGTATTGTGGTGAACATCGATCCGAAGCGGATCATGAAGGATGGCCAGGAAGTGTGGGAAGTCCACATCCACGGCGGTCGCACGCCCACAGGACTCGAAGCGGTGAGCTGGGCGAAAGAGGTCGAAGCCCTCGGGGCTGGTGAAATTGTGCTGACCAGCATGGATCGCGACGGAACCAAAGATGGTTACGACTTGGAAGTCACCAAGGCTGTCAGCGAGGCGGTGACCATTCCGGTCGTCGCCAGCGGCGGAGCAGGGCACCCCGAACACTTGGCCGATGCAATTCAACAGGGCAAAGCCGACGCCGCGCTCGCGGCAAGTATTTTCCATTTTGGCCAGTTCACGATTCACGAAACCAAAGAGTTAATGCGCGACCGAGGAATTTGCGTAAGGCTTTGA
- a CDS encoding ATP-dependent DNA helicase, whose amino-acid sequence MDNLSIGDVLGPQGLIARRLKQYEDRPEQMAMAEAVGKALAKNRHLVVEAGTGVGKSFAYLVPSILWACGQQGNGEKSRRVVISTHTISLQEQLLEKDIPLINASIPLEFTAVLAKGRGNYVSLRRLGSAALRSASLFDKDDETAQLRMLKEWSKNTADGSLSDLDYRPAIRVWDEIASDSGNCLGRKCPSYDDCFYYKARRRMQNAQVLIVNHALFFSDLALRRSGVSLLPSYDAVIFDEAHTLEGVAGDHLGMSVTSTQIDFALNKLFNERTQKGLLVHHECTDAMNQVVHTRYRAQQFFNELDGWLEENPGGNGRVTVPELVPNVLSPAMAKLASLVKMEGDRFEEEGTRQDFHSLSDRIFLMADSIEAWRMQKMEHTVYWVESSQQRGPYRHVKLFATPIEVGPVLREELFQKVDSVILTSATLSSSPNQGFEFYKDRVGITRNDELTAGSPFDYKKNVKLVLVKGMPDPSNRRDYDQALADMVKRYVEQTQGHAFVLFTSYDMLRNCASRVSRWMNQNGYTLFSQSDGMPRGQMVQKFKETPGSVLFGTDSFWQGVDVPGDALQNVIITKLPFSVPDHPLLQARLNQIKERGGQPFSEYQLPEAIIKLRQGFGRLIRGHSDKGIVVILDPRVQTKGYGRAFLKALPECQLVEDSFAGAGSAGPAWDDYI is encoded by the coding sequence ATGGATAACCTTTCAATCGGCGATGTCTTAGGTCCTCAGGGGCTGATCGCACGTCGATTAAAACAGTACGAAGATCGCCCCGAGCAGATGGCCATGGCCGAGGCGGTCGGCAAAGCGCTCGCGAAAAACCGTCACCTGGTCGTTGAAGCGGGAACGGGGGTGGGAAAGAGCTTTGCATATCTGGTGCCATCCATTCTGTGGGCTTGCGGTCAGCAAGGAAACGGCGAGAAGTCGCGCCGCGTCGTGATTTCGACGCACACGATCAGCCTGCAGGAACAGCTGCTGGAAAAGGACATCCCGCTGATCAATGCCTCGATTCCTCTGGAATTTACCGCTGTCCTGGCCAAGGGACGTGGAAACTATGTCAGCCTCCGACGATTAGGCTCGGCCGCACTTCGCAGTGCGAGTCTCTTCGATAAAGATGACGAAACGGCCCAACTGCGGATGCTGAAGGAATGGTCCAAGAACACCGCCGATGGCTCGCTCAGCGATTTGGATTACCGACCTGCGATCCGCGTTTGGGATGAAATCGCGAGTGACAGTGGCAATTGCCTGGGACGGAAATGTCCCTCGTACGACGACTGTTTCTACTACAAAGCACGTCGCCGGATGCAGAACGCTCAGGTGCTGATCGTGAATCACGCGTTGTTCTTCAGCGACTTGGCACTGCGGCGAAGTGGTGTCAGCTTGTTGCCTTCGTACGACGCGGTGATCTTCGACGAAGCCCATACGCTGGAAGGCGTGGCAGGCGATCACTTGGGGATGTCGGTCACGTCGACACAGATCGATTTCGCTTTGAACAAACTGTTCAACGAGCGAACCCAGAAGGGATTGCTGGTCCATCACGAATGCACCGATGCAATGAATCAGGTCGTACATACGCGATATCGTGCTCAGCAGTTTTTTAACGAGCTAGATGGATGGCTCGAGGAAAACCCTGGCGGAAACGGTCGCGTCACGGTACCAGAATTGGTGCCAAATGTCCTTTCTCCAGCAATGGCCAAGTTGGCTTCCCTGGTGAAAATGGAAGGGGATCGATTCGAGGAAGAAGGGACTCGACAAGACTTTCATTCGCTGTCGGATCGCATCTTCTTAATGGCGGATTCGATCGAAGCTTGGCGGATGCAGAAGATGGAGCATACCGTATATTGGGTCGAAAGCAGTCAGCAGCGAGGTCCGTACCGCCATGTGAAACTGTTCGCGACACCGATCGAAGTCGGCCCTGTTTTACGGGAAGAGCTCTTTCAAAAGGTTGATAGTGTCATTCTGACCAGTGCAACGCTTTCCTCTTCGCCGAATCAGGGGTTTGAGTTCTACAAAGATCGTGTCGGTATCACCCGGAACGACGAGCTGACCGCCGGCAGTCCGTTTGACTATAAGAAAAACGTGAAGCTGGTTCTCGTTAAGGGAATGCCAGATCCGAGCAATCGCCGCGACTACGATCAGGCCCTTGCCGATATGGTGAAGCGGTATGTCGAGCAAACCCAAGGGCACGCGTTCGTTTTGTTTACCAGTTACGACATGCTGCGAAACTGTGCTTCGCGTGTTTCTCGGTGGATGAATCAGAACGGCTACACGCTGTTCAGCCAGTCCGACGGCATGCCGCGGGGGCAGATGGTGCAGAAGTTTAAGGAGACCCCAGGCTCAGTGCTGTTCGGGACCGATAGCTTCTGGCAAGGGGTGGACGTTCCGGGAGATGCTCTGCAAAACGTGATCATCACGAAATTGCCGTTCAGTGTGCCAGATCACCCGCTGCTACAGGCTCGGTTGAATCAAATCAAAGAACGAGGTGGTCAGCCGTTTTCGGAGTACCAACTTCCCGAAGCGATTATCAAGCTGCGGCAAGGCTTCGGACGACTTATCCGCGGGCACTCCGACAAAGGAATCGTGGTCATTCTCGATCCCCGTGTTCAAACTAAGGGATATGGCCGGGCTTTTCTGAAGGCGCTCCCGGAGTGCCAGTTGGTGGAAGACAGCTTCGCCGGAGCAGGCTCGGCAGGTCCGGCTTGGGACGATTACATCTAG
- a CDS encoding type IV pilus twitching motility protein PilT: protein MAEIDAAIAEKFLSQDKEYEVDKIFRALVKLEGSDLHMKVGRPPIVRVNGTLKNLNRGPIEAEEMLRLLWPLMDERNQNIFKENGGADFAHVVDVDGEKWRFRVNMFTQLGNIGLVARRINNWIPNFEGLNIPPVMEDLCKFDQGMILLAGVTGSGKSTTIASMLNWINRNYSKHILTLEDPIEFVYTEEKCLINQREIGQDVKNFEIAMGHAVREDPDIILIGEMRDQETFLTAIHAAETGHLVFGTIHASSASSTIGRILDLFPEEMHGSIRSAIAFNMKGIVAQKLLKSIKPGVGRVPTVEIMTMNPTVQKLILEAKDSKLPDAIRIGKDDGMQDFTMSLKSLIDKELIDRETAFAVAPNVEALKMALKGINVAQPGMV, encoded by the coding sequence ATGGCAGAAATCGACGCAGCGATAGCCGAGAAGTTTCTCTCGCAAGATAAAGAATATGAAGTCGACAAGATCTTCCGCGCCTTGGTGAAGCTGGAAGGCTCCGACTTGCACATGAAAGTGGGACGTCCACCGATTGTGCGTGTGAATGGTACGCTGAAGAACTTGAATCGCGGGCCGATTGAAGCCGAGGAAATGCTCCGCCTGTTGTGGCCGCTGATGGACGAGCGTAACCAGAACATCTTCAAAGAAAACGGCGGTGCTGACTTTGCGCATGTGGTCGATGTCGACGGCGAGAAGTGGCGTTTCCGTGTGAACATGTTCACCCAGCTGGGCAACATCGGGCTGGTGGCTCGACGTATTAACAACTGGATTCCGAACTTCGAAGGGCTCAACATCCCTCCTGTCATGGAAGATCTGTGCAAGTTCGACCAGGGCATGATTCTGCTGGCGGGGGTGACCGGTTCTGGTAAGAGTACGACGATTGCGTCGATGCTCAACTGGATCAACCGCAACTACTCAAAGCACATTCTGACACTCGAAGATCCGATCGAATTTGTCTATACGGAAGAGAAGTGCCTGATCAATCAGCGCGAGATCGGACAGGATGTGAAGAACTTCGAGATCGCGATGGGCCACGCCGTGCGTGAAGACCCCGACATCATCCTCATCGGTGAAATGCGTGATCAAGAAACGTTCCTCACGGCCATTCACGCGGCGGAAACCGGTCACTTGGTGTTCGGAACGATTCACGCTTCGAGTGCTTCCAGTACGATCGGCCGTATTCTCGACTTGTTCCCTGAAGAAATGCATGGCTCGATCCGTAGTGCTATCGCGTTCAATATGAAGGGGATCGTCGCTCAGAAGCTGCTCAAGTCGATCAAGCCTGGCGTCGGCCGTGTGCCAACGGTCGAGATCATGACGATGAACCCGACGGTCCAGAAGCTGATTCTGGAAGCGAAAGACAGCAAGCTGCCGGACGCGATTCGTATCGGTAAAGATGACGGTATGCAAGACTTCACGATGAGCCTCAAGTCGCTGATTGACAAAGAACTGATCGATCGCGAAACCGCTTTCGCCGTGGCACCAAACGTCGAAGCGCTGAAGATGGCACTCAAAGGCATCAATGTGGCACAACCTGGGATGGTTTAA
- a CDS encoding ATPase, T2SS/T4P/T4SS family gives MRRFAGMILGLFLLALALSYFGFEPTLMAQDGGDSEPVNVGPEVIRPLNSFMLIAVVMLFLAWVYTTDWVGQDCPERKLSQASWVIPNVLVFGLTFWLLCAAIPFFLGYILAIVAWAVPLGMYIKARNALVDPHERVMTKDHLRYVIAGWTGGKVKRELKEPWQEGPNIEIQARGADASKNTENLYSAHKMPDAYVWLKELISEMITRRASKVMMDYTKDTVAMRYLIDGVWLAGENRDRESSDQMLAVMKLLCNLSPNERRARQSGEFEAKYDVKKKVLCNVTAQGTQTGERVIFTVPAVTAKLETMEDLGMREGMIQECKGLMGAQNGLFVFAARPEGGLTTLWHTGLSSTDRLMRDFAGIEVKDCREPEVMNISLRHYDVEKGEKPEEALTSVIRNQPDALFIRRIDSPAVFNMLLDQANATRMCFTTVNAKEDCAEAVLRLLSLKVPADEYASALNGVLFTRMCRRLCKGCREEFQPSAALLKRLGIPPDKVEKLYKTPTPPGPDEPKKPPCEHCGGIGYYGRVGIFELMKIDDGIRRAITKTPKLEAIRAASKQAGNKTLQEEAIRLVATGVTSLEEISRVLKE, from the coding sequence ATGCGAAGATTCGCTGGTATGATTTTGGGCCTCTTTTTGCTGGCCCTGGCGTTAAGTTATTTCGGGTTCGAGCCAACGTTAATGGCTCAAGATGGCGGCGATTCGGAACCTGTGAATGTAGGTCCGGAAGTCATCCGTCCGTTGAACTCGTTCATGTTAATAGCCGTCGTGATGTTATTCCTCGCGTGGGTCTACACGACCGACTGGGTCGGCCAAGACTGCCCGGAACGAAAGCTGTCGCAAGCTTCGTGGGTCATCCCCAACGTGCTCGTGTTCGGCTTAACGTTTTGGTTGCTCTGTGCGGCGATTCCGTTCTTTCTCGGCTATATCCTTGCTATTGTGGCTTGGGCTGTGCCGCTGGGCATGTACATCAAAGCCCGCAATGCGCTGGTCGATCCGCACGAACGCGTGATGACGAAAGACCACCTGCGTTATGTCATCGCTGGATGGACCGGAGGCAAAGTCAAACGCGAGTTGAAAGAGCCATGGCAAGAAGGTCCGAATATCGAGATCCAGGCACGCGGCGCCGACGCGAGTAAGAACACCGAGAATCTTTATTCTGCCCACAAGATGCCGGATGCCTATGTGTGGCTGAAGGAACTGATTTCGGAAATGATCACCCGACGTGCGTCGAAGGTGATGATGGATTACACCAAAGATACCGTGGCGATGCGATATCTGATCGACGGTGTCTGGCTTGCCGGCGAGAACCGCGATCGTGAATCAAGCGATCAGATGCTTGCGGTGATGAAACTGCTTTGCAATTTGAGTCCAAACGAACGTCGTGCTCGACAGTCCGGCGAATTTGAAGCGAAGTACGACGTCAAAAAGAAGGTCCTTTGCAACGTTACCGCACAAGGAACGCAAACCGGCGAGCGCGTAATATTTACCGTTCCCGCGGTTACCGCGAAGCTGGAGACGATGGAAGACTTGGGCATGCGAGAAGGCATGATCCAGGAATGTAAAGGCTTGATGGGGGCTCAGAACGGTCTCTTTGTCTTTGCCGCACGCCCTGAAGGTGGTCTGACCACGTTATGGCATACCGGTCTTTCTTCGACGGACCGCTTGATGCGTGACTTTGCAGGGATCGAGGTAAAGGATTGCCGCGAACCGGAGGTGATGAATATCTCTCTGCGGCATTACGACGTCGAGAAGGGGGAGAAGCCAGAAGAGGCGTTGACCTCGGTTATTCGAAATCAGCCCGATGCGTTGTTTATTCGCCGGATCGATAGTCCCGCAGTATTCAACATGCTGCTGGATCAAGCCAATGCGACGCGCATGTGCTTCACGACAGTGAACGCCAAAGAAGATTGTGCCGAGGCGGTGCTGCGATTGTTGTCGCTGAAAGTACCAGCCGACGAATACGCGAGTGCTCTTAACGGTGTGCTTTTCACTCGCATGTGCCGACGCTTGTGCAAAGGCTGCCGCGAAGAATTCCAGCCAAGTGCTGCTCTGTTGAAGCGATTGGGCATTCCGCCCGACAAAGTGGAAAAGCTGTACAAGACACCTACGCCTCCAGGTCCAGACGAACCGAAAAAGCCGCCATGCGAACATTGTGGCGGGATCGGTTATTACGGCCGTGTCGGTATCTTTGAACTGATGAAGATTGACGACGGTATCCGCCGCGCGATCACGAAGACGCCAAAGCTGGAAGCAATTCGTGCCGCCTCAAAACAGGCCGGCAACAAGACCCTTCAAGAAGAAGCGATTCGCCTGGTTGCCACGGGGGTGACTTCGCTGGAAGAAATTAGTCGCGTTCTCAAAGAGTAA
- a CDS encoding Gfo/Idh/MocA family protein yields the protein MATNGDLNRKLRMALVGGGSGSFIGRVHATAAVLDNRAALVAGALSSNPERAKSSAPDYDIPEARAYTSYQEMIEKELALPEDQRIDFVSVATPNHMHFPVAKAALEAGFNVMCDKPMTLTMDEAEELYQVVQKSGAVFAVTHNYTGYPLIRQAREMILNGDLGEINAIRVQYIQGWLRTKLEDTDQKQAAWRSDPKKSGAAGAYGDIGTHAYNLGRYMTGLLPDKVSTHLKTFVEGRTLDDYGTTVIRYENGALGTLTASQISHGRENDLAIEIDGTKGALQWRQENPNEMIVRQNGEPHKIYTRNPDADFMTPNGKAACRIPAGHPEGFFEAFANIYRGAYDAMALRATGKDFEKKDTIYPNIHDGVEGMYFIQQCVASSQQDGAWLPLKHEAARR from the coding sequence ATGGCTACCAACGGTGATCTGAATCGTAAATTGCGAATGGCTTTGGTCGGCGGTGGTTCCGGCTCGTTTATCGGCCGCGTCCATGCCACGGCTGCCGTGCTGGATAACCGTGCTGCATTGGTGGCAGGCGCGCTGAGCTCCAATCCGGAACGTGCCAAATCCTCGGCTCCCGACTACGACATCCCCGAAGCTCGGGCCTACACCAGCTACCAAGAGATGATCGAAAAGGAACTCGCCCTTCCCGAAGATCAACGAATCGACTTCGTCTCGGTTGCTACTCCTAACCACATGCATTTCCCCGTTGCCAAAGCCGCTTTAGAAGCAGGCTTCAACGTCATGTGCGACAAGCCCATGACGCTGACCATGGACGAAGCCGAAGAGCTTTACCAGGTCGTGCAAAAGTCGGGCGCTGTTTTTGCCGTTACCCACAACTACACCGGCTACCCTCTCATCCGCCAGGCTCGCGAGATGATCCTCAACGGTGACCTGGGCGAAATCAACGCCATCCGTGTTCAGTACATCCAAGGCTGGCTTCGCACCAAGCTGGAAGATACCGACCAAAAGCAAGCCGCATGGCGTAGCGACCCGAAGAAAAGTGGTGCCGCTGGTGCCTATGGCGATATCGGTACCCACGCTTATAACCTCGGTCGCTACATGACCGGACTTCTGCCGGACAAAGTCAGCACGCACCTGAAAACCTTCGTCGAAGGCCGCACGCTCGACGACTACGGCACCACCGTTATCCGCTACGAAAACGGAGCCCTTGGTACGCTGACCGCTTCGCAGATCAGCCATGGTCGCGAAAACGACCTGGCCATCGAAATCGACGGCACCAAGGGTGCTTTGCAGTGGCGACAGGAAAACCCGAACGAAATGATCGTTCGCCAAAATGGTGAGCCACACAAAATCTATACGCGAAACCCCGATGCCGATTTCATGACGCCCAACGGCAAAGCGGCGTGCCGCATCCCTGCCGGCCATCCGGAAGGTTTCTTTGAAGCCTTCGCCAATATCTATCGCGGTGCCTACGACGCGATGGCGCTGCGTGCGACCGGCAAGGACTTCGAGAAGAAGGACACCATCTACCCGAACATCCATGACGGCGTGGAAGGCATGTACTTCATCCAACAGTGCGTCGCCAGCAGCCAGCAAGACGGTGCCTGGCTGCCACTGAAGCACGAAGCGGCTCGCCGTTAA